In Chaetodon trifascialis isolate fChaTrf1 chromosome 4, fChaTrf1.hap1, whole genome shotgun sequence, one DNA window encodes the following:
- the hykk.2 gene encoding hydroxylysine kinase isoform X1, producing MSEKHFQPNFSQSQVVELVKRLFNLTPSDIHSLPSYSDQNFYVAAVEGGEYVLKIMNSEDSKDPTLIELQTCAMSFLHQNGLPAQTAHLTTSGQLMSLEEIDCGYGCQKYLVRMLTYLHGNTISKVPLTPQLLYEMGKTAARMDKVLQQLEHPNLSSLQRENFIWSLSNIPLLEQYMKVLDGDPLQEVVKSVIHQYKTSVAPKYSHFRKCLNHGDFNDLNVLVQPDESDGYRISGILDFGDMNTGYYIHELAITIMYMMTRHPEPIEVGGHVLAGWESVLPLNETEKDCLFVLVLSRFCQSLVLARYSVTLNPENEEYLMITSRTGIHILRQMWELGREQVEKVWFQSAAQYSDAKQGKPFTNSIAGRFH from the exons ATGTCGGAGAAACATTTCCAGCCTAACTTCAGCCAGTCTCAGGTGGTTGAGCTAGTGAAGAGGCTTTTCAATCTGACGCCATCAGATATTCACTCGCTGCCGAGCTACAGTGACCAGAACTTTTATGTGGCGGCCGTCGAGGGTGGCGAGTATGTGCTGAAGATAATGAACTCGGAGGACAGTAAGGACCCTACCCTAATTGAGTTGCAGACGTGCGCCATGTCCTTCCTGCACCAGAACGGACTTCCTGCCCAAACAGCCCATCTAACCACCTCAGGTCAGCTCATGAGCCTGGAAGAAATAG ACTGTGGCTATGGCTGTCAGAAGTACCTGGTGCGGATGTTGACTTATTTGCATGGAAACACAATTTCCAAGGTTCCTTTAACACCACAGTTACTGTATGAAATGGGCAAGACAGCAGCCAGAATGGACAAAGTCCTACAACAG tTGGAGCACCCTAAtctcagcagcctgcagagagagaactTCATATGGAGCCTGTCAAATATTCCCCTCCTGGAACAATACATGAAAGTATTAGATGGAGATCCTCTTCAGGAGGTTGTCAAGTCTGTCATTCATCAGTACAAGACCTCTGTGGCCCCCAAATACTCTCATTTCCGCAAGT GCCTTAACCACGGTGACTTCAATGACCTTAATGTGCTTGTGCAACCTGATGAGAGTGATGGCTACAGGATTTCTGGCATCCTTGATTTTGGAGACATGAATACCGGCTACTACATCCATGAGCTAGCCATCACAATCATGTACATGATGACGCGGCACCCTGAACCCATAGAGGTGGGTGGGCATGTCCTCGCGGGCTGGGAAAGTGTGCTTCCCCTcaatgagacagagaaagattGTCTCTTTGTGCTGGTGCTTAGTCGCTTCTGCCAGTCGTTGGTTTTAGCTCGTTACTCTGTGACCCTGAATCCAGAAAATGAAGAGTATCTGATGATTACGTCCAGGACAGGCATCCACATTCTCCGTCAAATGTGGGAGCTTGGAAGAGAGCAGGTGGAGAAGGTATGGTTCCAGAGTGCTGCGCAGTACAGTGACGCAAAGCAAGGAAAGCCATTCACAAATTCCATCGCAGGGCGATTCCACTGA
- the hykk.2 gene encoding hydroxylysine kinase isoform X2: MSEKHFQPNFSQSQVVELVKRLFNLTPSDIHSLPSYSDQNFYVAAVEGGEYVLKIMNSEDSKDPTLIELQTCAMSFLHQNGLPAQTAHLTTSDCGYGCQKYLVRMLTYLHGNTISKVPLTPQLLYEMGKTAARMDKVLQQLEHPNLSSLQRENFIWSLSNIPLLEQYMKVLDGDPLQEVVKSVIHQYKTSVAPKYSHFRKCLNHGDFNDLNVLVQPDESDGYRISGILDFGDMNTGYYIHELAITIMYMMTRHPEPIEVGGHVLAGWESVLPLNETEKDCLFVLVLSRFCQSLVLARYSVTLNPENEEYLMITSRTGIHILRQMWELGREQVEKVWFQSAAQYSDAKQGKPFTNSIAGRFH, from the exons ATGTCGGAGAAACATTTCCAGCCTAACTTCAGCCAGTCTCAGGTGGTTGAGCTAGTGAAGAGGCTTTTCAATCTGACGCCATCAGATATTCACTCGCTGCCGAGCTACAGTGACCAGAACTTTTATGTGGCGGCCGTCGAGGGTGGCGAGTATGTGCTGAAGATAATGAACTCGGAGGACAGTAAGGACCCTACCCTAATTGAGTTGCAGACGTGCGCCATGTCCTTCCTGCACCAGAACGGACTTCCTGCCCAAACAGCCCATCTAACCACCTCAG ACTGTGGCTATGGCTGTCAGAAGTACCTGGTGCGGATGTTGACTTATTTGCATGGAAACACAATTTCCAAGGTTCCTTTAACACCACAGTTACTGTATGAAATGGGCAAGACAGCAGCCAGAATGGACAAAGTCCTACAACAG tTGGAGCACCCTAAtctcagcagcctgcagagagagaactTCATATGGAGCCTGTCAAATATTCCCCTCCTGGAACAATACATGAAAGTATTAGATGGAGATCCTCTTCAGGAGGTTGTCAAGTCTGTCATTCATCAGTACAAGACCTCTGTGGCCCCCAAATACTCTCATTTCCGCAAGT GCCTTAACCACGGTGACTTCAATGACCTTAATGTGCTTGTGCAACCTGATGAGAGTGATGGCTACAGGATTTCTGGCATCCTTGATTTTGGAGACATGAATACCGGCTACTACATCCATGAGCTAGCCATCACAATCATGTACATGATGACGCGGCACCCTGAACCCATAGAGGTGGGTGGGCATGTCCTCGCGGGCTGGGAAAGTGTGCTTCCCCTcaatgagacagagaaagattGTCTCTTTGTGCTGGTGCTTAGTCGCTTCTGCCAGTCGTTGGTTTTAGCTCGTTACTCTGTGACCCTGAATCCAGAAAATGAAGAGTATCTGATGATTACGTCCAGGACAGGCATCCACATTCTCCGTCAAATGTGGGAGCTTGGAAGAGAGCAGGTGGAGAAGGTATGGTTCCAGAGTGCTGCGCAGTACAGTGACGCAAAGCAAGGAAAGCCATTCACAAATTCCATCGCAGGGCGATTCCACTGA